A stretch of DNA from Aurantiacibacter atlanticus:
TGTCAAGCGATGCGCGCGCCTTTTTCGATGCTGTGACCAGCGGACTGGATGCAGCGGGCGTGAAATGGACCCGTGCCGAAAGCCTGGTGCGCGGGCTCGATTATTATCGCCACACCGCGTTTGAATTCGTGCCTGACGAAGGCTCGGCCGCGGCGGACGCGCTCGGCAGCCAGAGCACTATCCTTGGCGGTGGACGCTATGACGGACTGATGGAATCGCTCGGCGGCGCACCGACGCCAGCGGTTGGCTGGGCTGCTGGGATAGAGCGGCTGGCGATGCTGGTGGGCGAGCGGAATGATCCAATTTTGGAGGCTATTGTCTTGCTCGAACATGACGATGGTTTAGTTGCGGCAAATAAATTACTCTCAGAGTTGCGCGCTGGCGGTGTAGTATCTGACATTGTCGCGAGTGGGTCGACCAAGAAAAGATACGACAAGGCCGTGAAGCAGGATCCAAAAGCGATTCTCCGAGTCAATGAGACCGGCTATCATTCGATTTCCGAAAAAGGTCAGAATGAGCGGCTTACCGCTGTTTTAAAGCGTCGTACATGACCATTCCCGCTGAACGCCTTCGACAAATCGCCAACCGTTTTGCCGAGCTGGAGGCGCGCATGGCGTCGGGCCAGCTTGAAGGCGATGCGTTCGTTCAGGCCTCCCGTGATTATGCCGAGCTGGAGCCGGTCGCCCGATCGGCGGCAGAGGTGCAGGCGATGCGCGAGGAAATCGCGGGGCTGGAAGACATGCTCGCCGATCCCGAAATGAAGGCGATGGCGGAAGATGAGCTGGCGCAGCTGCGCAAGGATTTGCCGCAGGTGGAACGCGCGCTGGCACTCGCCATGCTGCCCAAGGACAGCGCCGATGCGCGCCCCGCCATGCTGGAAATCCGCGCAGGCACCGGCGGCGATGAAGCGGCGCTGTTCGCAGGCGATCTGTTCCGCATGTATGAAAAATTCGCCGCCGAGCAGGGCTGGTCAGTCGAACCCGTCAGCATGGCAGCGGCAGATGTTGGCGGCTTCAAGGAAATCGTCGCCGCCATCAAGGGCAATGGCGTCTTCGCCAAGCTGAAGTTTGAAAGCGGCGTCCACCGTGTGCAGCGCGTCCCCGTCACCGAAAGCGGCGGGCGCATCCACACCAGCGCTGCGACCGTGGCAGTGCTGCCCGAACCTGATGCGGTCGATGTCCATCTGGAGGACAAGGATCTCAAGATCGACACCTATCGCGCCAGCGGTGCGGGCGGCCAGCATGTGAATACGACGGACAGCGCCATTCGCATCACGCACGAGCCGAGCGGTATCGTCGTCACCTGTCAGGATGGCCGTAGCCAGCACAAGAACAAGGAAAAGGCGATGCAGGTCTTGCGCGCGCGCCTGTATGAACAGCAGCGCGAGGAAACGCAGGGCGCAGAGGCTGAAGCGCGCAAGGCAATGGTTGGCAGCGGCGACCGATCCGAACGCATACGCACTTATAATTTCCCGCAAGGCCGCGTGACTGATCATCGCATCGGGCTGACTTTGCACAAGCTGGAAGACGTGCTTGCCGGGCCGGGGTTGGGTGAACTCACTGCCGCACTGATCGCCGAGGACGAAGCCAAGCGGCTTGCCGCGATAAGCGAATGACGGTTGCGCAAGCTGTGAGGGAGGCGGCCGCGCTTCTGGCCGACAATAGCGATACCGCGCGGCTCGATGCCGAATTGCTGATGGCGCACGCGCTGGGTGTTTCGCGGTCGGACCTGCTCTTGCGTCACATGCACGATTCGCCGCCGCAACAATTCACCGCATTGATCATGCGCCGCGCCGCGCATGAACCGATTGCCCAGATCACCGGCTGTCAGGAATTTTTCGGACGCACTTTCATCGTTACGCCCGATGTCCTCATTCCGCGTGCTGATAGTGAAAGCGTGGTGCAGGTGGCGCTTGATACCGCGCCCAGGGCGCGCCGGATATTGGATTGCGGCACCGGATCGGGCGCGCTTCTGCTCACCCTATTGGCGGAACGGCCCGATGCCCGCGGCATAGGGATAGATAGCTCGCCTGCCGCACTGGAGGTTGCGAGGGCGAATGCAGAAGCTCTCGGCCTTTCGGTACGGGCGCAAGTGTTGTCGGCAGACTGGACCGAAGGCGGCTGGGCAGAGCCGTTGGGCCAATTCGATCTCGTCATCGCCAATCCGCCCTATGTAGAAGATTCTGCTAATCTTAGCCTCGATGTGCGCGAATACGAGCCCGCCCAAGCGCTGTTTTCCGGGCCGGAAGGGCTGGATGATTACCGAATACTTGTCCCGCAATTACCGCTTTTGTTGACAGATTCGGGTGTCGTGGTGCTCGAAATAGGGGCAACACAGGCCGCGCAAGTATCGAAAATAGCGGCGAATCACGGCTTTGTTGCAACTGCGCATAAGGATCTGGCCGGACGCGACCGTGCGCTGGTTCTGCGATTAACACTTGGCAAAGGCGAATCGAGTAGCTAACTCCAACATCAGGTTCCGGTTGCAGTGAATTGCCCGGGTCCCAAACTCCTACATTTGCCTGGCAGGGGGCGGCTAAACGCTCCCCTTCGCGCAGATGATGGCAGACCAGCATCATGTGATGGATGCACGAGACACAAGGTCATCAGATCGCAAGCGGCATTTGCCGTCGATCCATGCAAGGAAGCGAAATTCCTTTGAATAACAATCGAAATAACAATCGTCGCCGAGGCCGGGGAAGTAACCGTGGCGGCAATCAGAACCAGAGCAACCGGATTGACAGCCGGTCGCGTGGCAACGCCCCACAAATGTTGGACAAGTACAAGAAGCTTGCCCACGAAGCGCAGCTGAATGACGATCGCGTGCAGACGGAATATTACCTGCAATTCGCCGATCATTATTTCCGCGTGATTGCAGACAGCAAGGCGCAGAAGGAAGAACAGCGGCCCAAGCGCGATGATCGCGATCAGGACGCGTCTTCTGATAATGAGGATGACGCCAGCCGGTCGGACAGCAACCGGTCGGATAATTCCGGGCGTGACGATGATCGCGATGAGGATCGCGACCGTCCCAAGCGCAATACACGCAGCCGCGCTCCGCGGAATGAGCCGGAAGAGGGCGTGGAAGGTGACGGCGGCGATCAATCGGATGAGGATAACCCCTTCACCCGCGAGAAGCCCAAAGCAAAAGCCCCGCGGAAGCCGCGTGTGACGAAGCCGCGTGTGACGAAGCCGCGCCGCAAGGCCGATGAAACCGAATCTGCCGTGGAAGACGATGGCAGTCTCGACCCCGCCATGCTGCCTCCTGCCATAGCGCGCGCTGACAGCGCTGATGACGAAGACAGCGATGACAGCAGCGAAAAAGCTGCCAAACCGCGCAAGCCGCTCCGTGCACGTCGCCGTCCACGAGACGATGATGGTGACGAGACGCTTGAAGCCGTCGGCTGATCAAACTCAAGACAAGACAGCGGTAATTCGGGCAGTTTGCAGATGATCGCACAAGCGCGCCCGCTGCCTCTCATTGATACAAGCCCGTCGCGGACATGGCTCTGGGCGCTCGCGCTCGGCCTGATTTCCGCGACGGGATTTCAACCTTACGGGCTGTGGCCGCTCGCGCTTCTGGCAGCGGGATTATTCATCAATCTGGCCGCACGCACGCCAAGCTGGAAGCAGGCTGCTTGGCTTGGCTGGCTGTTTGGTGTCGCGCATTTCACGCTCGGCAACAGCTGGATCGCTACGGCGTTTACGTTTCAGGCGGAAATGCCCGCGTTTCTTGGCTGGGCCGCGGTGCCGCTGCTGGCGTTATATCTCGCGGTCTATCCTGCACTTGCTGCCCTTGTCGCGCGCACCATAGTGCGCAGCGGGCCGGGCTTGGCTTTCGCCCTGGTACATGCGGGGGCGTGGATCGTGACCGAATGGCTGCGCAGCTGGGTCTTTAGTGGCTATGTGTGGAATCCTTTTGGCATGGTGTTGCTCGGCCCGTTCGACCGGGCGGGATTGGCGGCCATTGTGCCGCTGATGGGTACCTATGCACTGTCGGGCATCGCCATGCTGCTCGGCGCGGCGCTGGTTCTGCTATTGGTGGAGCGGCGCTGGCGTGTGCTCGCACTTGTGGCCGTGCTTATCGTTGCGGGAATGTATTGGCCTGCCCCGCCGCCGCGCGAGGGCACGTTGCAGGTCACCATCGTCCAGCCAGATATCCGGCAGGGACAGGTCAACGATCCCGCTGCATTCGAGCCGAATTATCGCAAACTGGCCAGCCTTTCTCCGCGAATGGAGAGCGGCGACACGGCCCCGCGCATCGTGCTGTGGCCTGAAAGCGGAATGGCCGATTATCTGCGCGACGGATATCCGCAGCGGTTTTACGATCGCACCACCGCGCTCGGCAGCCCGCAATTCGCGCGGCGCAGGCTGGGTGCGACAGTGGGTGAAGGCAGCGTCCTTTTGACAGGCGCTGTCGATCTGGAAATCGGCACGGACGAAAACGGACTTGTCGGCGCAATCGGCGCGCGCAATGCCGTGACGGCGGTGGCGCCGGACGGTGAATTGCTGGGCGGTTATTCCAAGGCGCATCTGGTGCCCTATGGCGAATATCTGCCGATGCGCGAACTGCTCGAACCGCTCGGCCTGTCGCGCCTCGTGGCAGGCAGTATCGACTTCTGGCCCGGCCCCGGTCCGCAAACGCTCGACCTTGGCGCATATGGCAAGGTCAGCCCGCAGGTGTGTTACGAAATCATCTTCAGCGGGCAGGTTGTGGATCGCGCCAATCGTCCTGATTACATTTTCAATCCGTCGAACGAGGCATGGTTCGGCATGGGTGCGCAGCCGCAGTTTCTGGCCCAGTCGCGGATGCGGGCAATCGAGGAAGGGCTCCCGGTGCTGCGCGCCACGACCACTGGCATCAGCGCAG
This window harbors:
- the prfA gene encoding peptide chain release factor 1, producing the protein MTIPAERLRQIANRFAELEARMASGQLEGDAFVQASRDYAELEPVARSAAEVQAMREEIAGLEDMLADPEMKAMAEDELAQLRKDLPQVERALALAMLPKDSADARPAMLEIRAGTGGDEAALFAGDLFRMYEKFAAEQGWSVEPVSMAAADVGGFKEIVAAIKGNGVFAKLKFESGVHRVQRVPVTESGGRIHTSAATVAVLPEPDAVDVHLEDKDLKIDTYRASGAGGQHVNTTDSAIRITHEPSGIVVTCQDGRSQHKNKEKAMQVLRARLYEQQREETQGAEAEARKAMVGSGDRSERIRTYNFPQGRVTDHRIGLTLHKLEDVLAGPGLGELTAALIAEDEAKRLAAISE
- the prmC gene encoding peptide chain release factor N(5)-glutamine methyltransferase — encoded protein: MTVAQAVREAAALLADNSDTARLDAELLMAHALGVSRSDLLLRHMHDSPPQQFTALIMRRAAHEPIAQITGCQEFFGRTFIVTPDVLIPRADSESVVQVALDTAPRARRILDCGTGSGALLLTLLAERPDARGIGIDSSPAALEVARANAEALGLSVRAQVLSADWTEGGWAEPLGQFDLVIANPPYVEDSANLSLDVREYEPAQALFSGPEGLDDYRILVPQLPLLLTDSGVVVLEIGATQAAQVSKIAANHGFVATAHKDLAGRDRALVLRLTLGKGESSS
- a CDS encoding DUF4167 domain-containing protein; its protein translation is MQGSEIPLNNNRNNNRRRGRGSNRGGNQNQSNRIDSRSRGNAPQMLDKYKKLAHEAQLNDDRVQTEYYLQFADHYFRVIADSKAQKEEQRPKRDDRDQDASSDNEDDASRSDSNRSDNSGRDDDRDEDRDRPKRNTRSRAPRNEPEEGVEGDGGDQSDEDNPFTREKPKAKAPRKPRVTKPRVTKPRRKADETESAVEDDGSLDPAMLPPAIARADSADDEDSDDSSEKAAKPRKPLRARRRPRDDDGDETLEAVG
- the lnt gene encoding apolipoprotein N-acyltransferase, giving the protein MIAQARPLPLIDTSPSRTWLWALALGLISATGFQPYGLWPLALLAAGLFINLAARTPSWKQAAWLGWLFGVAHFTLGNSWIATAFTFQAEMPAFLGWAAVPLLALYLAVYPALAALVARTIVRSGPGLAFALVHAGAWIVTEWLRSWVFSGYVWNPFGMVLLGPFDRAGLAAIVPLMGTYALSGIAMLLGAALVLLLVERRWRVLALVAVLIVAGMYWPAPPPREGTLQVTIVQPDIRQGQVNDPAAFEPNYRKLASLSPRMESGDTAPRIVLWPESGMADYLRDGYPQRFYDRTTALGSPQFARRRLGATVGEGSVLLTGAVDLEIGTDENGLVGAIGARNAVTAVAPDGELLGGYSKAHLVPYGEYLPMRELLEPLGLSRLVAGSIDFWPGPGPQTLDLGAYGKVSPQVCYEIIFSGQVVDRANRPDYIFNPSNEAWFGMGAQPQFLAQSRMRAIEEGLPVLRATTTGISAVIDPRGVVRQHLGEHVAGRIDALVPPATAPTPFARLGNGLPLIWAFLLLAFGVIAMRRADR